The following are encoded together in the Penicillium digitatum chromosome 3, complete sequence genome:
- a CDS encoding Protein kinase — protein sequence MTPPSPSPVPSAVSSAAASQHSYEHPDGDASVARALTGMSLVAHTNGDALPAPALSPAGKPTKATMAARLTRMFSSTGKNTSTKENTEVPRDLSDSSLESIQPLNGRLSKSSSRPASRPVSRPPSRGEYSRTPSRNPSLKSEPVEKHDKKKMDDKKTKDGASIHKRFEVLTEPLGNHSHNLRSARRQEKLTDLLRDMMGGRKKDDQVDEQQLSLMSTWIDQFKTERDKLAADKKGGPNATASLVDKYGKCQEIVGRGAFGIVRISHKVDPQDSKCEQLYAVKEFRRRPQETTKKYQKRLTSEFCISSSLRHPNVIHTLDLLQDAKGDYCEVMEYCAGGDLYTLVLAAGKLEVAEADCFFKQLMRGVEYMHEMGVAHRDLKPENLLLTTHGALKITDFGNGECFRMAWEKEAHMTAGLCGSAPYIAPEEYVEREFDPRAVDLWATGVIYMAMRTGRHLWRVARKDEDEFYQRYLEGRKHEDGYAPIETLHRARCRNVIYSILDPNPSRRINASQVLKSEWVRQIKLCKAGEEGF from the exons ATGACTCCACCTTCCCCTTCACCTGTGCCTTCTGCAGTCTCGTCCGCCGCAGCTTCACAACACTCGTATGAACATCCGGATGGAGATGCTTCGGTAGCACGCGCCCTTACGGGCATGAGTCTGGTTGCCCATACAAACGGGGACGCCCTCCCTGCTCCGGCATTATCTCCAGCCGGAAAACCGACCAAAGCCACCATGGCCGCTCGCCTCACGCGCATGTTCTCCAGCACAGGGAAAAATACATCAACCAAAGAAAACACCGAAGTTCCTCGTGACCTATCCGACAGCAGTTTGGAAAGCATCCAGCCCCTCAATGGCAGACTCTCAAAGTCATCATCTCGACCCGCCTCCAGACCTGTTTCTAGACCCCCTTCAAGAGGAGAATATTCTCGAACACCATCACGAAACCCGTCACTCAAAAGCGAACCCGTGGAAAAACacgacaagaagaagatggatgataaaaagacaaaggatGGAGCTTCAATCCACAAGCGATTTGAGGTTCTGACGGAACCTCTCGGCAACCACTCACATAACCTCAGAAGTGCTAGACGGCAAGAGAAACTCACTGATCTGCTGCGGGACATGATGGGTGGCCGGAAAAAGGACGACCAGGTAGATGAGCAACAGTTGTCGCTGATGTCGACCTGGATTGATCAGTTCAAGACGGAGCGTGATAAGTTGGCTGCTGATAAGAAAGGTGGCCCGAATGCTACCGCTTCTCTCGTTGACAAGTACGGTAAGTGCCAGGAGATTGTGGGTCGCGGTGCTTTCGGTATCGTGCGCATCTCGCACAAGGTCGACCCTCAAGATTCCAAGTGTGAACAACTGTATGCTGTCAAGGAGTTCCGCCGCCGGCCTCAAGAAACGACCAAGAAGTATCAAAAACGATTGACTTCTGAATTTTGCATCTCGTCGTCACTTCGTCATCCGAACGTTATTCACACTTTGGACCTCTTGCAAGATGCAAAGGGAGATTACTGTGAAGTCATGGAATACTGCGCTGGTGGTGATCTGTACACCCTGGTCCTTGCTGCCGGCAAGTTGGAAGTTGCCGAGGCCGATTGCTTCTTCAAGCAGTTGATGCGGGGTGTTGAGTATATGCACGAAATGGGTGTTGCACACCGCGACCTTAAGCCCGAAAATTTACTTTTGACCACTCATGGTGCGCTCAAGATCACCGATTTTGGTAACGGCGAATGCTTCCGTATGGCCTGGGAGAAAGAAGCCCACATGACCGCCGGACTCTGCGGTTCTGCTCCATACATCGCCCCAGAGGAATACGTCGAGAGGGAATTTGATCCCCGGGCAGTTGATCTCTGGGCTACTGGGGTAATCTACATGGCCATGCGCACTGGACGGCATCTGTGGCGTGTGGCGCGCAAGGATGAAGACGAATTTTACCAGCGGTACCTAGAGGGTCGTAAACATGAGGATGGATACGCTCCCATCGAGACGTTACATCGG GCTCGTTGTCGCAATGTGATCTACTCCATCCTTGATCCCAACCCTTCTCGCCGCATCAATGCCTCACAGGTCCTCAAATCAGAATGGGTGCGCCAGATCAAGTTGTGCAAGGCCGGCGAGGAAGGGTTTTGA
- a CDS encoding Amphiphysin, producing MSWAGFKKNVNRATTQVMMKTGHVERTNDRDYEIEERRYRTMETAANRLQREAKGYLDSLRAMTASQMRIAETIDAFYGDAGTKDGVSRSYKQAVEDLDAETIKALDGPYRTTVLDPISRFCAYFPDVNECIKKRNHKLLDYDAMRAKVKKLAEKPDKDVTKLPRTEREAEMAKQAYEQLNEQLSNELPQLIDLRVPYLDPSFEALVKIQLRFCAEAYSRMAQVQQYLDAETRDQYAKGDLDNRVEEVLQEIRDLSIAGTV from the exons ATGTCGTGGGCAG GGTTCAAGAAAAATGTCAACCGTGCCACGACAcaggtgatgatgaagacgg GACATGTTGAGAGAACGAATGATCGCGATTATGAGATCGAGGAACG TCGGTATCGGACTATGGAGACCGCGGCTAATCGCTTGCAAAGGGAGGCAAAGGGGTATTTGGATTCACTACGAG CCATGACGGCATCCCAAATGCGCATTGCCGAGACCATTGATGCCTTCTACGGTGACGCGGGAACAAAAGATGGTGTGAGCCGGAGCTACAAGCAGGCCGTTGAGGATCTTGATGCCGAGACCATCAAGGCTCTGGATGGGCCATACCG TACCACCGTTCTCGACCCCATCTCCCGATTCTGTGCCTACTTCCCCGACGTGAACGAATGTATCAAGAAACGCAACCACAAGCTGCTAGACTACGACGCCATGCGCGCTAAGGTCAAGAAGCTAGCTGAGAAGCCCGACAAGGATGTCACCAAGCTGCCGCGGACCGAGCGCGAAGCCGAGATGGCCAAGCAGGCTTACGAGCAGTTGAATGAGCAGCTCTCCAACGAACTCCCCCAGCTTATCGACCTACGTGTGCCCTATCTCGACCCCAGCTTCGAAGCTCTCGTCAAGATCCAGCTGCGCTTCTGTGCTGAGGCGTATTCCCGCATGGCGCAAGTGCAGCAATATCTCGATGCTGAAACTCGTGACCAGTATGCCAAGGGTGATCTTGATAACCGAGTTGAGGAGGTGTTGCAGGAGATCCGCGATTTGAGCATAGCTGGAACCGTTTGA
- a CDS encoding Glycyl-tRNA synthetase: MATVNTKTGQSIDRTVLDSMLRRRMFYTPSFEIYGGVSGLYDYGPPGTALIANMTDLWRKHFVLEEDMLEVDTTMLTPHEILKTSGHVDKFADWMCKDPKTGEIFRADHLVEEVLEARLKGDKQARGEKVVVDEEKEAKKKRKAKGTEAKKLDDAVVKEYEETLAQIDNFGGPELEQLIKKHDIRNPVTGGEVLPPVSFNLMFQTSIGPSANMPGYLRPETAQGQFLNFAKLLEFNQQSMPFASASIGKSFRNEISPRAGLLRVREFLMAEIEHYVDPEGGKKHARFDEVKDTELTLLDRNVQLSGSTKLTKMTIGKAVEIGLVDNETLGYFLARIQSFLLKLGVDPTKLRFRQHMANEMAHYATDCWDAELQTSYGWIECVGCADRSAYDLTVHKEKTGAPLVVRQARAEPLRIEEYQIELEKKKFGPKFKKDAKTVEAAVEALSQELREKLSLDLEKDGKIEVDVEGVGSGKVEIEKDLIKIEKRTRVENVREYTPNVIEPSFGIGRILYSMIEHSYWSRAGDETRGVLSFPPAVAPTKVLLVPLSTHASFKPLTQRLTSKLRKAGISNRVDDSSASIGKRYSRNDELGTPFGITVDFQSVQDSTFTLRDRDTTKQVRASEDEILQAVKSLVEGDETWEDIRKRLPEFTSQEIEA; the protein is encoded by the exons ATGGCCACCGTCAACACCAAGACCGGTCAGTCCATCGACCGCACGGTACTGGACTCCATGCTCCGCCGTCGCATGTTCTACACCCCCTCCTTCGAAATTTACGGTGGTGTGTCCGGTCTGTACGACTATGGTCCACCTGGAACCGCACTGATCGCCAACATGACCGACTTGTGGCGCAAGCACTTCGTACTCGAGGAGGACATGCTCGAGGTCGACACCACTATGTTGACTCCCCACGAGATTCTCAAGACCAGTGGACATGTGGACAAGTTCGCCGACTGGATGTGTAAGGACCCCAAGACTGGCGAGATCTTCCGTGCCGACCACTTGGTTGAGGAGGTTCTCGAGGCCCGCCTCAAGGGAGACAAGCAGGCGCGCGGCGAGAAAGTTGTTGTGgacgaggagaaggaggctaagaagaagagaaaggccAAGGGCACTGAGGCCAAGAAGCTGGATGATGCCGTGGTCAAGGAGTACGAGGAGACCCTCGCACAGATTGACAACTTCGGTGGTCCCGAGCTGGAGCAGCTTATCAAGAAGCACGACATCCGCAACCCTGTCACCGGAGGCGAGGTGCTGCCTCCGGTTTCCTTTAACCTCATGTTCCAGACCTCTATTGGCCCCAGCGCCAATATGCCCGGCTACTTGCGTCCCGAGACCGCTCAGGGTCAGTTCCTGAACTTTGCTAAGCTCTTGGAGTTCAACCAGCAGTCGATGCCGTTCGCCTCTGCATCCATTGGCAAGTCGTTCCGTAACGAGATCTCCCCCCGCGCAGGTCTCCTGCGTGTGCGCGAGTTCCTCATGGCCGAGATTGAGCACTACGTCGACCCCGAGGGTGGCAAGAAGCACGCTCGCTTCGATGAGGTCAAGGATACTGAGCTGACCTTGCTCGACCGCAACGTGCAGCTGTCCGGAAGCACAAAGCTGACCAAGATGACCATCGGCAAGGCCGTTGAGATTGGATTGGTCGACAACGAGACCCTGGGCTATTTCTTGGCCCGCATTCAGTCCTTCCTGTTGAAGCTGGGCGTTGACCCCACCAAGCTGCGCTTCCGTCAGCACATGGCTAATGAGATGGCTCACTACGCTACTGACTGCTGGGATGCCGAGTTGCAGACCAGCTATGGCTGGATCGAGTGTGTCGGTTGCGCTGACCGCTCCGCTTACGATCTGACTGTTCACAAGGAGAAGACCGGTGCCCCTCTCGTGGTGCGCCAGGCCCGTGCCGAGCCTCTGCGCATCGAGGAGTACCAGATTGAActcgagaagaagaagtttGGACCCAAGTTCAAGAAGGATGCCAAGACCGTCGAGGCAGCTGTTGAGGCTCTGTCCCAGGAGCTGCGCGAGAAGCTCTCTCTTGACCTCGAGAAGGATGGCAAGATTGAGGTCGATGTTGAGGGTGTTGGATCTGGCAAGGTTGAGATCGAGAAGGACCTGATCAAGATTGAGAAGCGTACTCGTGTTGAGAATGTCCGCGAGTACACCCCCAACGTGATCGAACCCTCCTTCGGTATTGGACGTATTCTGTACAGTATGATTGAGCACTCCTACTGGTCCCGCGCCGGTGACGAGACCCGTGGT GTCCTTTCTTTCCCTCCCGCTGTTGCCCCCACAAAGGTCCTGCTGGTTCCTCTCTCCACCCACGCCTCCTTCAAGCCTCTGACCCAGCGTCTAACCTCGAAGCTGCGCAAGGCCGGTATCTCCAACCGTGTCGATGACTCTTCCGCCAGTATAGGCAAGCGTTACTCTCGCAATGACGAGTTGGGCACACCCTTCGGTATCACTGTGGATTTCCAGTCCGTTCAGGACAGCACCTTCACCCTGCGTGACCGCGATACTACCAAGCAGGTCCGTGCCAGCGAGGACGAGATCTTGCAGGCTGTCAAGTCCCTCGTTGAGGGTGACGAGACATGGGAGGATATTCGCAAGCGCCTGCCCGAGTTCACTTCCCAGGAGATCGAGGCTTAG
- a CDS encoding Peptidyl-tRNA hydrolase, putative, translating into MEILPRRLLFIASIGNPAPYHNTRHSAGHHLLDALKPLLETTLSNTGLYHETWQSPSLMNVTGPKLVRRLEQWATERASRLERIANVAATRASASTPNIPIQTSYPTTLIILHDELSIALGKVRVIRGGPEAFSLRGHRGLISICETLRKKGLYPRSSPSTNKSVTGPLADLSILRVGLGIGRPTSHETGAVSDYVLKTVTEKELKSYHAAAMPVVQTIRDELFRPTGKV; encoded by the coding sequence ATGGAAATCCTTCCCCGCCGCCTCCTCTTCATCGCGTCAATCGGCAATCCAGCCCCCTACCACAATACCCGACACAGCGCCGGCCACCACCTCCTCGACGCCTTAAAACCACTCCTCGAAACCACCCTCTCAAACACAGGCCTCTACCATGAAACATGGCAAAGTCCATCCCTCATGAATGTAACAGGCCCGAAACTTGTGCGCCGACTAGAACAATGGGCAACCGAGCGAGCAAGCCGTCTTGAAAGAATCGCCAACGTTGCTGCAACTCGTGCTTCTGCCTCCACCCCAAACATCCCCATACAAACTAGTTACCCAACAaccctcatcatcctccatGACGAACTCTCCATCGCACTAGGAAAGGTTCGTGTCATACGCGGCGGGCCTGAGGCATTTAGTTTGCGAGGCCATCGCGGTCTCATCAGTATTTGTGAGACACTGCGCAAGAAGGGGTTGTATCCCCGCTCTTCTCCTAGTACGAATAAGAGTGTCACTGGGCCGTTGGCGGATCTTTCGATCTTGCGCGTTGGTCTTGGTATTGGTCGTCCCACGTCACATGAGACCGGTGCTGTTTCGGACTATGTGTTGAAGACTGTTACTGAGAAGGAGCTTAAGTCTTATCATGCCGCGGCGATGCCTGTGGTGCAGACTATTCGAGATGAACTTTTCAGACCTACGGGAAAGGTCTGA
- a CDS encoding TRAPP complex subunit (Bet5), putative, with the protein MVVYSFYIFDRHAACIYKRRWLPRPTSTIVGKSRSSDTVSGAAPTGLGQTVRSTDDDSKLVFGTVFSLRNMVRKLGGEDDNFVSFTTSQYKLHYYETPTNIKFVMLTDLKSPSMRIALQQIYINLFVEYVVKNPLSPTEHPGGVGVNNELFEESLEQFVTRVLS; encoded by the exons ATGGTCGTCTACTCGTTCTACATCTTTGATCGGCACG CGGCATGTATATACAAACGCCGCTGGCTTCCGCGCCCGACCTCCACTATCGTGGGGAAGTCCCGGTCTTCTGACACAGTCTCCGGCGCAGCACCGACCGGTCTCGGTCAAACTGTGCGATCGACAGACGATGATTCGAAGCTAGTCTTCGGCACGGTCTTCTCGCTGCGGAATATGGTACGCAAGCTAGGAGGCGAAGATGACAA CTTTGTGTCATTCACCACCAGCCAGTACAAGCTTCACTACTACGAGACACCAACGAATATCAAGTTCGTCATGCTGACCGACCTCAAGAGTCCCAGCATGCGTATCGCGCTGCAACAGATCTATATCAATCTATTTGTGGAATACG TGGTGAAGAACCCTCTTTCTCCGACCGAGCACCCCGGCGGTGTGGGTGTGAACAATGAGCTATTTGAGGAGTCATTAGAGCAGTTTGTG ACTCGAGTTCTGTCATGA
- a CDS encoding AT hook, DNA-binding motif, producing MSNPSDRPWTEEDKYTLLTEILKKAEVPSSCLVRMIKERGITPNWEHIPLPQGRSLSSCRMAYLNMVEQPVHSPTHPMAPFLPRSDRTGPPTPMDPSAMRKRQLYPSDKPIPRAIQPRPSASTASYSSESGASAQLSPRLDISPGEPPRKRGRPSKAETERRKLLAEARGETYPVPRRSGSDRLKVPSPTSPAAGPSSTPFPPAPQSFYGPKPGPNPMLYGTSTMRSAVPPPGPAPTDERQARNMRELPRLSEMGHPLPSAHTLQLGPPDAFPRLSNPAERPYSFAADRYSPPDGGRRDSVTSRPDQPTGPYPEGRMSTTPAEKLPR from the exons ATGTCAAATCCATCTGATAGGCCATGGACCGAGGAGGACAAG TACACTCTGCTCACCGAAATCCTTAAGAAAGCTGAAGTTCCATCCAGCTGTCTAGTACGCATGATCAAAGAACGTGGGATAACTCCAAATTGGGAGCATATTCCCCTTCCTCAAG GCCGTTCACTCAGCTCGTGCAGAATGGCTTATCTCAATATGGTTGAGCAGCCTGTGCACTCTCCAACACATCCCATGGCTCCATTTCTACCGAGATCCGATAGGACTGGCCCGCCAACCCCAATGGACCCGAGCGCTATGCGCAAACGGCAATTGTATCCTTCCGACAAGCCAATCCCTCGTGCGATCCAACCAAGGCCATCAGCAAGCACCGCATCCTACAGCAGCGAAAGCGGAGCATCGGCCCAGCTCTCCCCAAGACTAGACATCAGCCCTGGCGAACCACCCCGTAAACGAGGACGTCCAAGCAAAGCCGAGACGGAGCGACGTAAGCTCTTAGCTGAAGCCCGTGGTGAAACCTACCCAGTTCCCCGGCGGTCAGGGTCTGACAGACTCAAAGTCCCTTCGCCAACCAGCCCCGCGGCAGGCCCATCGTCTACACCATTCCCGCCGGCACCCCAGTCTTTCTACGGACCCAAGCCAGGCCCAAATCCAATGCTCTACGGCACTTCAACCATGCGCTCAGCAGTTCCACCCCCCGGTCCCGCGCCAACTGACGAGCGCCAAGCCCGTAACATGCGCGAACTACCCCGGCTATCAGAGATGGGCCACCCCCTCCCTTCAGCACATACCTTGCAACTAGGCCCCCCAGACGCATTCCCTAGACTCAGCAATCCAGCTGAGCGGCCCTACAGCTTTGCAGCTGACCGGTATTCCCCGCCAGACGGTGGTCGGCGTGACTCGGTCACTAGTCGACCTGACCAGCCAACAGGACCGTACCCGGAAGGACGAATGAGCACGACACCAGCCGAAAAACTTCCGCGATGA
- a CDS encoding RNA processing factor 1: MVVPGRSGPPPGVMGDMKTANKMRRKMNHVKRKRAKDAARREERYAFKKEEAKNPKLKEERLRRNIPLTLERKRVWDEADNDTEETGLGLSVDVERIKRAKKEEEDELNRPLEEGEDDSEAAESDNESVDSMLESDKSENEDEDEENDEDKTASLSRKKTSLRTATERATSPTQSTRSTNLSLAPEALAAKFPTLFTEGPPPTPKILITTGLNSTLHGQAETLTEVFPNSVYIRRNAHRYSHKFSIREISKFAANRNFTTVVVLNEDQKRPSGLTIVHLPVGPTFHFTISNWIEGKRLPGHGRATEHWPELILNNFRTPLGLLTAHLFRTLFPPQPEFEGRQVVTLHNQRDYIFVRRHRYVFREKRETEKAVVGADGKEMLGVEGIRTGLQELGPRFTLKLRRVDKGIQRASGQEWEWKGGMEKTRTLFQL; encoded by the coding sequence ATGGTTGTCCCCGGCCGATCTGGACCGCCTCCGGGCGTCATGGGTGATATGAAAACCGCCAACAAGATGCGCCGGAAGATGAACCATGTCAAGCGCAAGAGAGCCAAAGATGCTGCGCGCCGAGAGGAGCGCTACGCTTtcaagaaagaagaagccaaGAATCCCAAGTTGAAGGAAGAACGACTCCGCCGCAACATTCCTCTGACCCTCGAGCGGAAACGTGTCTGGGACGAAGCCGACAACGACACCGAAGAGACTGGTTTGGGATTGAGCGTTGACGTTGAGCGCATCAAGCGCgccaagaaagaagaagaagacgagcTTAATCGGCCATTAGAAGAGGGCGAGGATGACAGCGAGGCTGCAGAATCAGACAACGAGTCGGTCGACAGTATGCTCGAATCGGACAAAAGCgaaaatgaagatgaggatgaggaaaaTGACGAAGACAAAACTGCCAGCCTCAGCCGGAAGAAGACCTCTCTCCGAACTGCGACAGAGCGTGCCACAAGTCCTACCCAGTCCACACGCAGCACAAACCTTAGCCTTGCTCCTGAAGCACTGGCCGCCAAATTCCCTACGCTTTTCACCGAGGGTCCCCCACCCACCCCGAAAATCCTCATCACCACCGGCCTCAACTCTACCCTCCACGGCCAAGCCGAGACTCTGACCGAAGTGTTCCCGAACAGCGTGTATATCCGGCGTAATGCTCACCGGTACTCGCACAAATTCTCAATCCGCGAGATTTCCAAATTCGCTGCAAACCGTAATTTCACGACGGTTGTCGTGTTGAATGAGGACCAAAAGCGTCCCTCTGGGTTAACGATAGTTCACTTGCCAGTTGGTCCGACTTTCCACTTCACCATCAGCAACTGGATCGAAGGAAAACGCCTCCCAGGACACGGCCGAGCTACCGAGCACTGGCCCGAGCTGATCCTCAATAACTTCCGTACTCCTCTCGGTCTTCTAACTGCCCATTTGTTCCGCACACTCTTCCCGCCTCAGCCGGAGTTCGAGGGCCGACAGGTTGTCACTTTGCACAACCAACGTGATTACATTTTCGTCCGTCGTCATCGCTACGTCTTCCGTGAGAAGCGTGAGACCGAAAAGGCTGTCGTTGGTGCTGACGGCAAGGAAATGTTGGGTGTTGAAGGTATCCGCACTGGCCTACAGGAACTAGGACCCCGTTTCACATTGAAGCTGCGTCGTGTTGATAAGGGCATCCAGCGTGCCAGTGGCCAGGAGTGGGAGTGGAAGGGTGGAATGGAGAAGACGAGAACTCTGTTCCAACTGTAA
- a CDS encoding Calcium/calmodulin-dependent/calcium-dependent protein kinase translates to MDGNVETPISDVSAEPSITSLDGMTDVRPQASRVASTASHDSTGRHRRRNPRGRRPVKETLDARSEYYTSQDDGTAEHRINQYVIKQEIGRGSFGAVHLAADQFGNEYAVKEFSKSRLRKRAQSHLLRRPRGPIRPGTDFNSPLHRHPSGDDAETAKNPLYLIKEEIAIMKKLNHNNLVSLIEVLDDPTEDSLYMVMEMCKKGVVMKVGLEEKADPYDDEQCRCWFRDLILGIEYLHSQGIVHRDIKPDNCLVTNDDILKVVDFGVSEMFEKDSNMFTGKSAGSPAFLPPELCVVKHGDVSGRATDIWSMGVTLYCLRYGRLPFEKQSIFELYDSIRGDLLAYEEESDEVFKDLIGRILEKDPEKRIDMFGLREHPWVTKHGADPLLSFEENTSQIIEPPTEEEMNSAITTNMGHLMTVMKAVKKFKRLTDPSKAQSPIQSTFGKSILGGDHDAYLVEPPMEMDPDEPFPAVGSAPQTHDAYGLHAGLRKGFGRRPFAAFRDDSGALGSSDSASFSSRPEYSPSNSKKPSGVFEPERKVSGCIRSGGSPAQPDIGHEAQPHSQSASPHIPLSRASSGRTKRSLEGTRGHARDPLEEEFPYLFIGPSTYTGSSQQEPMESSDEPTPMFQGPEHSDRIEDDELVQFVSESPGAADFNIYETAYMKELDRIKRNQRDRDTGPKVYLTRLVEKKSAEMTKLAKEKELDLQIGNQFTPPSLSRAPSGFGSAVNALLSQMLQKRQAEESEEQGDDACKDQNHEPHPHPPKRLSLSTQPIPEPEQSSLEATGVSSPVGSGDSKAQLQRILDRVRGKSDSAK, encoded by the exons ATGGATGGGAATGTGGAAACTCCTATTTCGGATGTATCCGCGGAGCCATCCATCACCTCGCTCGATGGTATGACCGATGTGCGACCCCAGGCGAGTAGAGTTGC GTCTACTGCATCCCACGACAGTACTGGGAGGCACAGACGGCGAAACCCAAGAGGAAGGCGTCCGGTGAAG GAAACGCTGGACGCTCGCTCAGAATACTATACAAGCCAAGATGATGGCACTGCGGAACATCGTATCAACCAATATGTGATCAAACAGGAGATCGGACGTGGATCGTTTGGGGCGGTCCATCTGGCTGCAGATCAGTTTGGCAATGAATAT GCAGTCAAGGAATTCTCCAAGTCCAGACTAAGAAAACGTGCACAGTCGCATCTGCTGCGAAGACCGAGAGGTCCGATTCGGCCAGGAACAGATTTCAACTCGCCATTACATCGTCATCCTTCTGGTGACGACGCTGAGACAGCAAAGAATCCTCTATATCTGATCAAGGAGGAAATCGCAATTATGAAGAAACTGAACCATAACAATCTAGTGTCATTGATCGAGGTCTTGGACGATCCGACAGAGGACTCGTTGTACATGGTGATGGAAATGTGCAAGAAGGGTGTTGTCATGAAGGTCGGACtggaagagaaagcagaTCCGTATGACGACGAGCAATGTCGATGTTGGTTCCGTGATCTGATCTTGGGAATCGAGTATCTGCATTCACAGGGGATTGTCCACCGAGATATAAAACCAGACAACTGTCTGGTGACCAATGACGACATTTTGAAAGTGGTCGATTTCGGCGTGTCGGAGATGTTCGAAAAAGATTCAAATATGTTCACTGGCAAGTCAGCAGGGTCACCAGCATTTCTCCCGCCAGAGCTGTGCGTGGTCAAACATGGCGATGTATCCGGAAGAGCGACGGATATCTGGTCCATGGGGGTAACTCTATATTGTCTGCGGTATGGAAGGCTGCCATTTGAGAAGCAGAGCATCTTCGAGCTGTATGATAGTATCAGGGGAGATCTTCTGGCCTACGAAGAAGAGTCAGATGAAGTATTCAAAGATCTGATAGGACGGATCCTCGAAAAGGACCCAGAGAAACGAATCGACATGTTTGGTTTACGA GAACACCCCTGGGTAACAAAGCATGGGGCTGATCCTTTGCTGTCATTTGAGGAGAACACGTCGCAAATCATCGAGCCACCGACAGAGGAGGAGATGAACTCGGCCATTACAACTAACATGGGACACCTTATGACCGTG ATGAAAGCCGTCAAAAAATTCAAGCGACTAACAGATCCTTCCAAAGCACAATCCCCCATTCAAAGTACGTTTGGTAAGAGCATCCTGGGTGGAGACCACGATGCCTATCTTGTCGAGCCACCAATGGAAATGGACCCAGACGAACCCTTCCCAGCAGTGGGATCGGCTCCACAAACACATGACGCCTATGGCTTGCACGCAGGTCTACGCAAGGGTTTTGGCCGGCGCCCTTTTGCCGCATTCCGAGACGATTCCGGAGCCCTCGGGTCTAGTGATTCAGCCAGCTTTTCATCTCGGCCGGAGTACAGCCCGAGCAACAGCAAAAAACCCAGCGGTGTGTTCGAGCCCGAGCGAAAAGTCTCCGGCTGCATCCGCAGCGGGGGCTCCCCGGCTCAACCGGATATCGGCCACGAAGCTCAACCCCACTCTCAATCGGCATCACCCCATATCCCCCTCTCGCGAGCAAGCTCAGGTAGAACCAAGCGCAGCCTGGAGGGGACGAGAGGCCATGCCCGTGATCCGCTGGAGGAGGAGTTTCCCTACCTTTTTATTGGTCCATCTACATACACCGGCTCCTCGCAGCAGGAACCCATGGAGAGTAGTGATGAGCCAACGCCTATGTTCCAAGGGCCAGAACATTCTGACCGgattgaggatgatgagcttgtgCAGTTCGTTAGTGAATCGCCCGGGGCTGCAGATTTCAATATCTACGAGACGGCGTACATGAAGGAACTCGATCGCATCAAGCGCAACCAGAGAGACCGCGATACCGGCCCGAAGGTGTATCTGACTCGGCTTGTCGAGAAAAAAAGCGCTGAAATGACGAAACTGGCCAAAGAGAAGGAGTTGGATCTTCAAATTGGGAATCAATTCACTCCTCCTTCTCTGTCGAGAGCACCCTCAGGCTTCGGGTCTGCGGTTAATGCACTGCTCTCACAGATGCTGCAGAAAAGACAGGCTGAGGAGTCGGAGGAGCAGGGTGATGATGCATGTAAAGATCAGAACCACGAACCTCACCCCCACCCTCCCAAACGCCTGTCACTTTCAACCCAACCTATACCAGAGCCTGAACAGTCTTCTTTGGAGGCGACCGGTGTGTCGTCTCCGGTGGGAAGCGGTGATTCCAAGGCCCAGCTGCAGCGAATTCTTGATCGAGTTCGTGGAAAATCTGATAGTGCGAAGTGA